From Peromyscus eremicus chromosome 3, PerEre_H2_v1, whole genome shotgun sequence, one genomic window encodes:
- the LOC131906159 gene encoding taste receptor type 2 member 124-like has translation MESVLHSISTTAVVAEFILGNLSNGLIVLNNCIDWINKRELSLVDQILVILAISRVSLLWETVFIWVKHKSISFITREELKMLVFCWILSSHFSLWIATALSIFYLFRIANFSCWIFLYLKWRLEQLIVGVLLGSLAFLLANLMQASITFEERWNQYGGNTTVNFMETDFTLFSEVILFNVTMFSVTPFSLALISFLLLILSLWKHLQKMQLNSRGHRDPSTKAHMNAMKIIISFLLLYAIYFLSLLITWVAKKHHSELVQIICMITGLMYPSTHSLILILGNSKLKQTSLLILRHLGCRLKGQNILTT, from the coding sequence ATGGAGTCTGTCCTCCACAGCATCTCCACCACTGCAGTAGTTGCAGAGTTCATTCTGGGGAATCTGAGCAATGGATTGATAGTGCTGAACAACTGCATTGACTGGATCAACAAGAGAGAGCTTTCCCTAGTTGATCAAATCCTCGTTATCTTGGCAATTTCCAGAGTTAGTCTCCTCTGGGAAACAGTATTTATTTGGGTTAAACACAAATCAATTTCATTTATCACcagagaagaattaaaaatgcTTGTGTTCTGCTGGATACTATCTagccacttcagtctctggatCGCCACAGCTCTcagcatcttttatttattcagaatAGCTAACTTCTCCTGTTGGATCTTTCTCTACTTGAAATGGAGACTTGAACAACTGATTGTGGGGGTGCTGCTGGGAAGCTTGGCCTTCTTGCTTGCAAATCTAATGCAAGCAAGCATCACTTTTGAAGAGAGGTGGAACCAATATGGAGGAAACACAACTGTGAATTTCATGGAGACAGATTTCACACTATTTTCAGAGGTGATCTTATTCAACGTGACTATGTTCTCTGTAACACCATTTTCATTGGCTTTGATCTCATTTCTCCTGTTAATCCTCTCTTTGTGGAAACATCTCCAGAAGATGCAGCTCAATTCCAGAGGACATAGAGACCCCAGTACCAAGGCGCACATGAACGCCATGAAAATTATAATCTCTTTCCTCCTACTCTACGCTATTTATTTTCTGTCCCTTTTGATAACATGGGTTGCTAAGAAACACCACAGTGAACTGGTTCAAATTATTTGTATGATAACTGGACTCATGTATCCTTCAACTCACTCATTAATCTTGATTCTAGGAAACTCTAAATTAAAGCAGACTTCTCTTTTGATACTAAGGCATCTTGGATGTAGGCTGAAAGGACAGAATATTCTAACTACTTAA